In Myxocyprinus asiaticus isolate MX2 ecotype Aquarium Trade chromosome 12, UBuf_Myxa_2, whole genome shotgun sequence, the DNA window TCGTGGGAACCTTGAAACaggtttattaaaatgtaaaaataagaaaaataacaatgtaatatacattttcatatcTAATATAATCCCGTATTTCATAAGTGAACATGCAAATATGTTTTGACATTCAATTGTACACTCAGTACAGCtgacaaaaaaggttgggaacccaTGCCCAACCCATTAATGTATTTTCTACTTTTTACCATGGTTTATTTGTGTGTCTCAGGTTTATCCGATACTGTGAACATGAGCAGGGCTATACTGGTTTTGACTACAAAGATGCTGAAGGGGAAGAGGATGTGGTCACTCGGCTGGCATCTTTAAAAATCACTTCAGATGGTACGCAGCCTTACACAATACATCCAGATTTCAAGTGTAACTATATTATGTGCTCACATGACTTGACTTGTGTGTGTTTCTTATATAGATGTGGATGAGAGCCCTTTACAGCAGCACGTGCACCCAGAGTGGAGAGGAGAACAATGAGGACTATCAAAAAtcaattttgtgtgaactttccCCTTTAAGATACAacgggaattttttatttttatagggaAGTACAGTATTGGCATTCCACTATGACTCATCTTTACACATTTATAGCAGCAAATTAAAAAATGCTAAGAATATTCTATTTACAATTCAACCAGTGAATGTAAATATTACTGCTTTGAGTGATTTTAGCACTTATGCAACCCAATATGGATTACAGAACACAGTTATTTCTTTCAGTAGATGCtgctatacagtaaatatatcttTAACGCTTTGTCTTCCATTGAATCAGCTACATATTTCtataaacattttagaaaaatCAATGAATACCGAAATGAGTGTAATGAACTTTTGGAATCAAGTATTACAAAGGAGATGGTACACACCGTACGCATATAAATTGATCATAAATCATGCATTTCAATATTATcctgttttaatttgtttatgtTGAACTGAATCTGATTAGGTTTACTTATTTCAAATGCCTTACAAAAGGTACACACCATTCGCATATAAATTGATCATATATCGTGCATTTCAATAttaatctgttttatttatttaatttctactGAATTGAATCTGATTAGTTTTACTTATTTCAAATGCTTCTTAGCACTTTATTGGAAAGTATTAGTTTCTCTATCAAAATGaatattaaaaaatctaaatgaaactGTGTCTGTCATCAGTTATTACAAATGTAGGCATTATCTTTAGCTTTTGAGATTTGTTTTTGATAAACCTTTTATGTTTAGAGAAATTTGTATTTAGTAAATGTAACatttagaatattattattattctatttttattttttttaatttctcatCTTCTCAACTTGCAGGGGGGGGCGGGGTGCAATAAAACAGTtcagtttcacacaaaacaaccaaaatagattattttgtttttcgaaaaaatattttattaacataGGTCGGttttacatcattcaaacatttactaCAATACTAGTCCCGTTTACAAAGCATTGTTACTATGAGCGCTCATAAAAATCTggattaataaatcatatttattactTCCAGAAAAAAGGAAGTGACCATATGAACACACAGCAGAAGATTGATCTTAGAGCCTGATGAAGAGCTCCATATGTCAAGAGCGGTTGCTGTTGTAACCAGGAATTTGCTCATGCAGACAGCAATGGAAACAGTTCTGTAGTCACATCTGCATTTTCAATAACAAGGTTTTATTAATGATTcctcaaattaataataataataattaaaaaaaacatgttcctcTTATTTGTGAGTAGTTTTGTAATTTTTACTTTGTCTAGTGGGATGTTACTTGTGCATTGTACTGTACAGTCAGTGCATTTCAGTACGTTTTAATAACGCCTTGTTTAATAACTTAGAATTCCATGGCATAGTGTTCAAGAATAAACTAGATGGTTAGTTTAGCGTACTGTGTGCTACTTGCCGGACCTAGACATGAAACAATCCAACGGGCTGTTTACACTGAACGACAGACATGCGTCTGTCTACgcattttgtaattgtttttctgtgtaaatatgCACTAGATTGACATCACTGACCATGGCACAGCGTCTTGTGCTATGAGCGTAACATTTGAAAATAACCACGGGACCGTTTacacagaatgcgtttttgcagcAATCCgcactgtttttctatgtaaacatgcactagatagacATTTTGACTGTTGTGccgcatccaactgctttttcaCCAACTCATGCAGAAGCACGGCATTTTtaagacaccgtgtcaagttaaaaagaatgtcTGCTTGTAAAACGCATCCTGAAACACCTGCATTCAGTTAAATTTGTTGCGTTGCATTTGCTTTTTGTGCGCAAGAATGAGTTCGTTCAGAATGCCGTTGTTTTTCACTTATTCTTGAGATAAGAGACAAAACATATCCAAGATCAAAAAAGTCCTCTTTATGttgaaaatcaagaaattcataataataaaaatactggaaaagttaaatcCAAAGGAAATGCGTACACTCTCAGGGCAttcattacttatatttttatataattggattagaattgttttaaatgcaagctctatacttggaagcacatgtaacttaacctgtcctccaCGAGAGGTCACAATATTAAACTGCTTtattaaagtgtttaaaaatgcaacatattcataaatatgaaatgaaaggtagggatctgtaagatatcaaacaatacatacagtAAACTTTATTTTCCATATAAAACTGAAGTTGTAAATCAAAGCTGTGTCCTCACTTTTCGTCAAAAATATAATCCTGAATATATCAGACAAGGTCTTTGTTGGCAATAACTCTCAGTACTCCATTCCTGCTCATtatggatgcaacagtaggacacgtggtctggtaagttttatttattttttatattttaaacacaatgtttaagtctctgcggtcacagcttcaacatgtcaactccgTCATCCCATTGTGATCATTTCTGTTAAGAATTGTAgaataattttgacattttacttTAGGTTATACACTCAGCTTTAAcagaggaaaaaacaaaatggctccaGTGCACAACACATGGCTAAGATGGAAAAAGattcaattttgtcaactccgtcagaattttcagaatagtgagaaaacagaaaaataagtatataatgtattttatcacttaactcctttactgaacactattattagttaattaaagactttacactcttgtttgatggatcaaattaaaatagcatgcccTTTAGGGTGTCTGACGGAGTTTACATAAATTACAGTAAGATGTACtgtaagtgaataaatgtcaattttcagaaaaaagcattttttataaaaaattgtcCCCTTACATGGTTTGTTAGCTtggacctttgtctacaaatatatccatttcaaattaatttagtattaaaaaaataaataaatgtacaaattaaaaaactagatttattaaaaaacttggatttaaaacatgttttgtcccttatctcaagaatcagacatttgttgtgctgtgtcttgatttttttttagtgcaagaacacgTCCgttctgaacggccccttaaactTAAAACGTGTTGCTGTGTCTTGCTTGTAAAGTTAAAAACGTGTTCATTCTGAACGGCCCTAAAAACTTCAAATAGGCGTCTTTAGACACCTGCGTTGTTATATTCGTTGCACAGTCTTGCTTTTTTTAGTACAAGAACGCGTTCGTTCTGAACGACCcctcaaacttttaaaaacacctcGAAACACCTGTGCTCCATTTGATTTTTTTTgagctgtgtctagctttttgtAATGTAATAACGCGTTTGGTCTGAACGACCCctcaaatgtgtttaaaaaaatgcacaaaaaaaaataaaaaaaatcgaaaTGGTaattaaaataggcttaattttctttgagtaaaatacaatgtttttttgatcTCGGGATGAAGAATGACCTGAATATTGTTCGACGCTTTTCTTGAGATTCACCGTCTTATTTTACAGTAGAAGTCGAGAGAAACAGAGCTACACCATGCTTATGAGTTCACCACTCTGAAACGGTAAACAAAGACAGCAAACACAGAGCAGATTTATGTGGCATTACTAACTTAGCTCAGGCCAAACATCTCATGGCACCAGCAGAGGACAGAATAGGAAATGCTGTTTATGTTGCATACAACACCAGTTTAAAGCTACAGATCTTCATTTAGACAGTGACAAATGCAACTCTGCACAAATTAGCTATGGTTTTATTACTAGAGTTGAGGAAGCTATGGCCGAAAACATGATAACTAGCATGCACAAACACTGatcatgtgataaaatgcatgtGTGCACAAAAACATTCATCTGGCTAAGCTCAACATTACCCAACCCTTGCTCCTCAACCCATCTGCATTAACAGACTGATGACTAAAGGCACATGTTTCCGTGGGAACTGGGAAGGCACTCAAGGCCTCCTCTTACTACCCAAATAAACCTCATTAAAGGAAAAAAGCtagatcaaaaatgaaaattctgtcattattaactcaatcttccaaacctgaatgccgttgttattttttttctctcgattgaatacaatttttttttttttttttgctttgacaACTTTGACAAGGACGAAATTTAAGTTGATGATCTTACTCTCCTCcaaaagctctgaaatctcattcgcATTGAAATTCAAAAACTCTACGTCGACACGTTGTGCCAGGTCTGAGTTTGTGTCATAACTGTAAGCAACACGGCAGTTTAAATTTGtgtatattacattttcatttcaacCTAGCATACCGCTTGAGAAGTCATatcgactacttttatgctgtttttggttatttttggAGCTGGTTGCTATGAATTGTAAGAAAAAGCTACCGtaagattcttcaaaaaaaaaaaatctcttttctgttttatgcaaaaaataaaataaaataatacggGTATGGAACGACTTAAGGGTTccaatgagtaaataatgactttgatttaaattaatattagattagtttgtgtatttatttgaCATTTCTCGGGACTAGAAACATTCAGAGGTGATCTcatctgaattttattttatttttttcccattaacAATACTTGAGCATGTGTCCTTTAAGCCAGCTAATGTCAGGACAATGTAGTCAGATTAGGTGACAGTTCTCTGTGAGGACATCCGGGGCAGGTTCAACCAGTTTAGTATCTACAGAGCACTGTCAATGTGTACATATGCATGTTTATGCCTGTGTGGAGGATGAATAGGATAACACAAATGAAAAATGTCACACTCCCATCTGGTTTTGTGACTGGggtttcacattatatttatgtGCTGTAATTTGTGATTCTTAGGGAACAAAGGGTCCTACACTATAAATAtagccaataataataataataataataatagagattttgcatttttaaatatatttaattagctCATAAATGTattgactatttaaaaaaaaaaaaaaagaaaaaaaaaaagtacagtccCAAGAGAAGTTCAAAACTAGCACTTTGCAAAGTACATTCAAATTCTGGAGGGAACGTTCACAAAAGGCACTGATTCCATCACTAAATTGTGTGCTCTTTTTCTATTCTGTTATTTTAATTTAGATAACAATAATCTGAAAAAGTTCAAAAGGAAAACGTTTCTGTCAAGGTTATAATGGCTGAATGATAAATgtgcaaaaatacaattattgttgATTTCATATTTACAGGACAAGCTGGAGAATAAACTATTTTGTATGCGGAGAAAATTGTGCCATAGAGGAAAACTAAATCAAGGCATGCCATTTATTTATGTAACCTGCCTTTCCGCCCAGCCCATATTctttcaatgcatattttattaactttcttTACATTTCGCACCTGTTGGTTGGTTTGCATGAAATGTGACATACAGTACAGTGTATTTATGCTGTTTGGTCAAAGATCTTGCAGAGTTTGGTATTTCCTGGTCAGCTGAAAGTTGTAAAAGAACATTCCGGGTCATTCTCAGAAAGGCCGGAAAATTCTCTCACAACAGCAGGCAGCCGCTCCTCTTCTTTCTCTTGCGGACTTGCAGCGCCGCTCTAGTGGCCATTTCAAATACCTCCCTTACTCCATCCTTAGTCTTAGCAGAGCATTCCAGGTAGCCAAAGGCGCTAATACGGTTTGCCATGTCCCTGCCCTCCTCTGGTTTAACCGGTTCCTGTAAGCAAAATACCAGATACAATTCAAACTCAATATGGTGCAAAACCGAATTCATGTTTACTTGAAATCATGTGGGAAATTCTGTGGAATGAAGTCGACATGAAACGACATTTATAAACCATTTGAAGTCCAAAATGCGACACAGTTATTAGtgaatttatacatttattatggCTGTTGATTAAATGCGCTAATTCCAtgcgtttttattttttagggctgtcaaacaatttacaattacaattacataaggaatattcctaccatctgagcaattcaagtttaAGGTACCACCTTACATGTTTTTATGAgtcagaataaaaaaagaaaaagaaaaaaaatattatatatatataattacatgcCAATTAATCGCAAAGATCAATATTCACAGAGAAAGGCCcctcattaaatattatataattattaaataatatatatatatatatatatatatatatatataattaaatattacataattattaaaaaaaaaaaaaatatatatatatatatatatatatatatatatatatatatatatatatatatatatatatataattattattattattatataatatttaatgaggGGCCTTTCTCTGTGAATATTGATCTTTGCGATTAACTGGCATGTAATTACTTCGATTGACCATCCGTCCATCCCATCCCAACAATTTAGGCCAGGACTTCAGTGGGAATCACATGGTGTTTCATACACGAATGGAGGTTAAGATCACCATGGATATGCTTCTCGTTCAATCTATTGTTATTATACTTAAATGCATGAAATGCAATTTCAAAATTGCATTCCATGTTGACATTAAATGAGGTAAAATGTGTTCACGCTGAGAGTATTGCTGTTGATAGCTGAAATAATGATtagattagccaaaatatttaatgtgGAGAACTTGAGAGTAATGAGAATTTGAAGTTTTTGAAAATCTGCTGAGCTTTCTGCAGAATTCTGCCAGCAACAATTCTGTGCTCGCCTACTCGAGATATATGATGTCAGTGCTGCTTACTAAATGGACTTATTTTTTCCGAGACCATCTGCCCAGATGTCAAAAGAACCCTACTATCGCTGATGCATCATTTGGGGTGCGAGGCAAGGATAGCATCAGTCATCAGTTATTAGGGTTGGAATGATGTGTTTGATAAATGATAATGACCATGCCTTCAAGAGTGACAGTAATGGCAGCTAGTAAGCGTTTTTTAATGAGACTCCCCATTGTGACTGAGCTCGCCCACCTGCTTCATCTTGGTCAGCTCCCTCCGTGTGTGCTCGTCATTTCTCAGATCTTTCTTATTTCCAACGAGAATTATGGGAACATTTGGGCAGAAGTGCTTCACCTCAGGTGTCCATTTCTCTGGGATATTCTCTGTGAgattacacaaacacactcaaacttGATATATGTCAACcattcaaaacagatttaaaTCTTTATTAGGGCTTATCAAAAACCAAGAGTGCTGTGTAGactataaaaacacaaacaacaaatTTCTATATTACAGCACtctctttattttgtatttaaatgtactaatgttatatataaacagtacattTGCATACAGACTACCAGTCAGTTTGGACATTCCTATTCATACTCCATACttctacattttagaataatagtaaagtcatcaaaactatgaaaacaacaaaaaaacaaatggaagTATTGGAATTATGAAGTGACCAAAAATGTTGTTATCTTATAATTAAAACCATCTTATATTTCAGCAAAGGTCTTAtttaaactgaattggaaactttttttttaccatgtctTCATTATATATTTGTTGGTACAAATGCCTAACATGTATATATTTGATAGTTTTAGCCTTATCCcaaacccagactttcaatattaaattataaaaatacattataacatttttaattataacatgtttaaaactatgatacaCCATTTTGATATTTATTGTGGGGAAATTatctttatcaaaaaaaaaatttttacattttttttttttattattatgactgtcctgaagttgtggcatcatttataattataattataattttatttatttatcacacattacacatttgcacatatacagtgacttttttttttttttcctccacatATCTGGGATCAGAGTGCCCCTGGAgtggatagggtcaagggcccaacagtggcatcttggcggtgctggggcttgaacccccgaccttctgatcagtaacccagagccttaaccgctgagccaccactgccccttctttttttttttttttttttttttttttaaactactaaACAATTTTTCCccaattaagttttttttattaaaagttaggtgttctacagtaattactaggtactaaacctaacccatattaagtacatgtagttccctttatataaagtatactgaaagtacacgtactataaaataaagtgcaatcgtacttgttaaccaagtcgacaaaagtgtcagtaagagcatgcttgagattaaatacatgtgatgtttgaagaaaacaaagaaaaatcaaggtaaatatcagaaTTCAGCATTCATTTCTACATCATTTCCAATaaagtaattttgcaaaattatgcaaaaagtgtgaaaatatgatcaAATTGTATTTAGTATACATAAGATTTGACCtgttactgttaaaaatgtaatttccaccacggaattctattaaacacaatacagaatttgagatgtggtggaaatgatacaGTTGTgggaatttccatgatttttagaagggaaaaaataaaaaaataaaagacaaaaaaatggcataaaatggtTAAATAATGCTTATATATGGTCTGGTCTCTTAGATTATAGAACTATGTTTTGTAATGTGATTGTGACCCAAAGGAAAGGCTTTATGAGAGAATTAAGGGATTTATCCCAACAACTCAAACTCAAATCCTATTATTCAAGAGTAATTCATACACAATATAACTGAAGTATGTGTTTAGAGGCTTAGGAAAGTTGTGGTGGTTTCACACCAACACTCACTTGGAAAACTCTTGAGGGAATGCATTGTTAATTACATTACATGACTGCTCAAATTTTTACACAACACTCAACTAATGAACTTTGCTGAATCATGAGGATCGGAATAACAATCTCGGAACAATTTCCGATTAACTTTTATCTACGTGCTAGGGAGACCCTAATGTGGTCAAACTTCCTGACACACATTGTAAGGAGAAAGAACCAGGATGTTCCTTAAGGAAGCTGGAAGAGATAAATGGCAGTGATGTCATGGACAAAAGGGTTATCATGATTCACCTCAGTTCTCAGAAAATACACAGGAACTTCCTGTATGCATTGATGACTCAAAGGTTATTCCACCAAGAAAGACTCTCTTTGGCCTTGACACGGATTAGAATCgttcaaaatcaaacaaataggAGAGAAGTAGCTAGGCCAAACATTCTGGGGTATTTGTAAAATGTGATTACCTAAACTGTCTGGACTGTCTATGGAGAAGCACATGAGGATGACGTCTGTGTCTGGGTAGGACAGAGGTCTGAGACGGTCGTAGTCCTCCTGTCCAGCTGTGTCCCATAATGCCAGCTCCACCTGTTGATGAAAATTGGACAGAATGAGTTAAACCTCAGCAAAGACAGCCAAGTGAACTACTCAAACCCTTTCATGACCGGTATATCACACCAGAATATACGATTGTTTATTCACAATTTGTgcaaaatagttaaaaaaaaaaacattttagtccctcaacattattttgtgcatattataattttgctctgaaatggcttacaagggtgatttttttcttcagtcaaaGACATCATGATTTCAACCACACaaccactgtaaaatatttacatacatatgtgtgtacacacacacacacaccaaaagtttggaaaaatgtacagattttgctcttatggaaagaaattggtacttttcaccaaagtggcattcaactgatcacaatgtatagtcaggacattaataacatgaaaaattactattacaatttgaaatttttaAACTActccaaagagttctcatcaaaaaaatcctcctcgtgcagcaatgtcagctttgcagatccttggcattccagctgtcagtttgtccagatactcaggtgacatttcacaccacgcttcctgtagcacttgatgTACCtttcttgtcgggcacttctcacgcaccttacagtctagctgatcctacaaaagctcaatgggattaagatccataaaactcttttccaattatctattgtTCAATGtccgtgtttctttgcccactctaaccttttctttttgtttttctgtctcaaaagttgctttttctttgcagttctttccataaggcctgcacccctgagtcttctctttactgttgtacatgaaactggtgttgagcgggtagaattcaatgaagctgtcagctgaggacatgtgaggcgtctatttctcaaactagagactctgatgtacttatcctcttgtttagttgtacatctgaccttccacatctctttctgtccttgttagagccagttgtcctttgtctttgaagactgtagtgtacacctttgtatgaaatcttcagttttttttttggtaatttcaatcattgtatagccttcattcttcaaaacaatgattgactgacgagtttctagagaaagcggtttctttttttgccattttttacctaatattgacatgccagtcttttgcatactgtggcaactcaaaaacaaacacaaagacaatgttaaacttcatttaaagaaccaaatagctttcaactgtgtttgatataatggcaagtggttttctagcaccaaattagcaatttagcatgattactcaaggataaagagTTGGactgatggctgctagaaatggggcctgtctagacttgaccaaaaattacttttttcaaatagtgatggtgctgttttttacatcagtaatgtcctgactatactttgtgatc includes these proteins:
- the LOC127449363 gene encoding rho-related GTP-binding protein RhoA-D, with product MAAIRKKLVIVGDGACGKTCLLIVFSKDQFPEVYVPTVFENYIADIEVDSKQVELALWDTAGQEDYDRLRPLSYPDTDVILMCFSIDSPDSLENIPEKWTPEVKHFCPNVPIILVGNKKDLRNDEHTRRELTKMKQEPVKPEEGRDMANRISAFGYLECSAKTKDGVREVFEMATRAALQVRKRKKRSGCLLL